Below is a genomic region from Nitrospirota bacterium.
AGGAGGATAAAATGAAAATGACAGGATTCTTTTTGGGTTTGGTCATCTATAGTTTTATTTTATTAAGGGTTACTGTGGCTGAAGAATGTCCTATCAAAGGGGCTTCAAGGAAAGAAGTAGAGGTTAAAGTAACAGCAAATGCGTGCATTAGGAATAATAAGTTTGAATATAGCTATTCATTATACAGCTCTCCAAATAGCAAGCAAGACTTGGCCGAGTTTCAGGTGGAAAAATTTTCTATTGTTGCAAATGTTATATCTCCAAATTGGTATGAAAGTGATTATGACCGTCAGCCATATTTTTGGGCCTCTATTTCTCCTGAGACAAATATCAGTCCCGGAAATTCTCTGAGCGGGTTTAGTATGGAAAGTAGTGGGCTTCCTGCGATTGTATCTTATTACGCTGCTGGGTGGATTTCGCTTGAGCAGATGATGGTTGATGGAGACCTTACCGCAGAGGAAGAAGAGGCATGTGCAGATGTCTTAGATGTTTTAAAAAACTCTGTTAAAGGCAAGACGCTTGGCCCGAAAGACCCTCCAGCCGAACTTAAACCAATAGATTTCCTCAACTACATCATCAACCTAAAGCATGAGGCATTTACTTTAGGCTGGATAACGAACAAGGGCATAGAGATGAGTCTTGACCAGAAGCTGGATGCCGCAAAGAAGAAACTTGAGCAGGGTCAAAATAGCACTGCAAAGAATATCCTTAATGCTCTAATTAACGAAGTCGAGGCACAGGGCTGCGAAACTTATGATAATTGTCTAAAGGGCAAACACCTTCTACCAGAGGCATATGCTTTGCTAAAGTATAATGTGCTTTATTTGATAGAAAGGCTTTAGATATTTTAAATATAGAACAAAAAAGGAGGTGAGGCATATGGTCATTGACAACCATGGGGTCGTTGAAGTAGAAAAGGGACTGAAGATAATCCCCGGTGCAAGTACGATAGTAGGCACACTGGATAAGATTGTGAACTGGGGAAGGCTCTCATCCTTATGGCCAGTGACATTCGGACTTGCCTGATGCGCCATAGAGATGATGACGACGGGTTCGTCACACTATGACTTAGACAGGCTTGGGGTTATATTTAGGGGTTCTCCCAGACAGGCAGACTTTATGATAGTGGCAGGAACTGTCACAAAGAAGATGGCTCCGATTGTAAGAAGGGTTTATGACCAGATGCCTGAGCCAAGATATGTAATATCAATGGGAAGCTGTGCAAGCACAGGAGGAATCTTTAATGTATACAGCGTTGTTCAGGGCTGTGACAGTTTTCTTCCAGTGGATGTCTATATTCCGGGCTGTCCTCCAAGGCCAGAGGCACTGCTTGAGGGAATCCTCAAGCTTCAGGAAAAGATAAGAAAGGAGCACTTGAGGTGGAGCCGATTCAAATAGCCGAAAAACTAAAAGAGAAATTTCCCGAGGAAGTGGTTTCAATCTCAGAGTTCAGGGAACAGGTCTCGGTAGTGGTTAAAAAACACAGGCTCCTCGATATATGCAGATTCCTCCATGACGACCCGGAGTGTAACATGGACTATCTTAGAGACTTGACTGCAGTGGATTATCCCATGAGAAAAGGTCAACCGAGATTCGAGGTCGTATATCATCTTTACTCAATAAAGCTGAGGCACATGTTAAGGCTAAAGGCCTTCGTGCCTGAAGATGACTGTTTCATTGACAGTGTAACGCCTATCTGGATAGGTGCTGACTGGCATGAAAGGGAATGTTTTGATATGTTTGGAATAACATTCAATGGACATCCTGATTTAAGGAGAATCCTCATGCCTGAGGACTGGCAGGGTCATCCTTTAAGAAAGGATTATCCTTTGAAGGGACCAGGTCCTAAAGAGGAATGGAAAGGGCTTAAAGAGGTTTTTGAAAAGGCAAAAGAGTTCAAGGAGTTTCAATGGGAGAAATAACAGAGAAATATATTGAGTCAGCCGCATTAAAAACAAAAGAACTTACAGTCAGCATGGGTCCACAGCACCCTGCTACACACGGGGTTTTGAGGCTTGTCCTTGACCTCGATGGAGAGACAGTCGTTAAGTGCACCCCATATGTTGGCTACCTTCATAGGGGAGTTGAAAAACTCTCTGAAGACAGGACTTATCTTACAGCTTTACCCCTTACGGACAGGCTCGATTACATATCGAGCATGGCAAACAATGTAGGCTATGTGGTTGCAGTAGAGAGGCTCTTTGGCATAGATGCCCCTCTAAGGGCAAAGTTCATAAGGACAATCGTTTCCGAGCTAACGAGAATCTCAAGCCACATTATATGGGTTGCCACACATGCCTTAGACATAGGTGCAATGACTGTATTCCTTTATTCCTTTAGGGAAAGGGAGTGGCTCTTAGACCTGCTTGAGATGCTCTGCGGTGCAAGACTCACTGTGAGCTATCCGAGAATAGGCGGTGTGAGAAACGATGTGTCTCAGGAGTTCCTTGACAGCCTTTATAAGTTCACAGAGGAGTTTCCAAAAAAAATCGATGACTACGAGACCCTTATCGATACGAACCGTATCTGGCTAAAAAGGACAAAGGGCATTGGCGTTATATCAGCAGAAGAGGCTATAAACTGGGGTCTAACAGGGCCAATGGTAAGGGGCTCTGGCGTGCCCTATGATATAAGGAAATACGCACCTTATGATGCATATGACAAGGTGGACTTTGAGGTGCCAATTGGAAAAGAAGGCGATGTCTATGATAGATACCGCTGTAGGATGCTCGAGCTAAGACAATCAAATAGAATCATAAAACAATGTATAGAGAAACTTCCTAAGGGTCCAGTTATGGCGCCTGATGCCCCTAAATTCACTCTTCCACCTAAAGAAAGGGTTCTCATGGACATGGAGTCCCTCATACATCATTTCATCCTGATAACAAAGGGGACTGTGAATGCCCCTAAAGGAGAGATTTACTCTGCATGCGAGGTGCCAAAAGGAGAGCTTGGATTTTACATTGTAAGCGATGGCACAGGTAAGCCCTACAGATTGAGGCTCAGGTCTCCTTCTTTTGTCCATGCCTCTGTGCTTCCGAGGCTCTGCGAGGGCTCACTTATTGCCGATGTAATCGCAAACATAGGAACTATAGATATCGTTCTTGGAGAATGCGACCGATAGGCCCTAAAAAAGGCCGTTTTTATATACTTATTTTCAGAAGCTCTATCATTCCCTCACAGCAAAGCTTATAGCAACCATTGAGGTTTCGATGGTGGCAGTCAGCTTAATCTTCTGGTTTTTCCTCATAGAGTATCAGAAAAAAGAGCTTTTGAAAAATACATTGAATAACAGTATCTTCTTTCTTGAATATGTAAAAAAGAGCACCCGCTATGCAATGCTGACATTCCAGCCAGAGTGGACGGAATTGCTTCTTAACTATTAAAAGGAGGTTGCTTTTTCTTTTTCATAGATGACAGAAAAGGGGAGAAGATGGATTCCGAACAAGTCGGAATGACAAAGGCTCGTCAGGGCGAAACTGTTTCTCTAAACTGCTTCTCTAAACTGTTTCTTAAAACTACTTCTTAGAACTACTTTAGAGGACTTTTGTTTGTATATATGACATGCTTTTATAACATGTGTCTTAGACATGTGTTAGAGGACTTTTTTATCTTGGGTGTGTATATTTTCATGAGGAGGTCAAACTATGAGCAAAAAAATCTCAAAAGGAAAAAGGCTAAGGTTTAAGGCTGATGCTATAGATGACAACAGAGCTGATTTGAACAAAATGAAAAAGATTGAACGCTCTAACGATGAAAATGAAGATAATTCAAGCACTTAGGGAATTCAACTTGAACCTATAAAAAAAGGAGATGGCAACGATTTTTGGAAAAGTATGTTGACGCTATGGGGGTTTTTTACGCCAATAATCTGATACAATAAATTATGTCTGTAATCTTAGTTACAAACGATGACGGAGTTCATTCCCACGGACTGGTATCTCTTTATAAGGAAGTGAAGGAGTTTGGAGATACCTATATCGTTGCACCCGACAGGGAAAGGTCTGCTGTAAGTCATTCCCTTACGATTCACAGACCTCTCAGGGTCGAAGAGCTCAGAGAAAAGGTCTACTCGATAAATGGCACTCCAACCGACTGTGTTGCCATAGCAGTTGCAAAGATTCTAAAAGAAAAGCCTATCCTTATAGTTTCGGGTATAAACAAGGGCGGAAACTTAGGAGACGATGTTACTTACTCAGGCACGGTTTCTGCCGCAATAGAAGGCACGATATTAGGCATATCTTCTGTTTCGGTATCTTTAGTTTTAAATGGCAGGCATCCGCTTCATTATGACACTGCGGCTCACTTTGCAGGCATAGCAGTAAGATACATCCTTGACAATGCCCTGCCTTACGACACACTGCTTAACATAAACATCCCAAACTATGCAATGAAAGACATACAAGGGGTAAAGTTCACAAGGCAGGGCAAAAAGATATATGATGGCTCTATAAGCGAAGTGCTGTCGCCTTCAGGAGAGAAACACTACTGGATTGGCGGAGGAAGACCTTTCTGGGAGCATGGCGAGGACACTGACATCAGTGCTGTAATGGATGGCTATGTGTCCATAACTCCAATACATCTTGACCTCACCAATTACTCTGCAATAGAGCTTATCAAAGGCAAATGGAAGCCTGAGTAATGGATTACGCAGGGCTTAGAGAACTTATGGTCAGGACACAGCTTATTTCAAGGGGCATAAGGGATGAGCGTCTCCTTTCGGCAATGAGAAAGGTTCCAAGACATTTATTCGTAGAGGAAGAGCTTGGATACAGGGCATACGACGATATGGCACTTTCTATAGGACAAGGACAGACCATTTCCCAGCCTTATATGGTTGCAATTATGACCGAGCTGATTGAGCTCAAAGGAGATGAGAGGGTCTTAGAG
It encodes:
- a CDS encoding NADH-quinone oxidoreductase subunit C, encoding MEPIQIAEKLKEKFPEEVVSISEFREQVSVVVKKHRLLDICRFLHDDPECNMDYLRDLTAVDYPMRKGQPRFEVVYHLYSIKLRHMLRLKAFVPEDDCFIDSVTPIWIGADWHERECFDMFGITFNGHPDLRRILMPEDWQGHPLRKDYPLKGPGPKEEWKGLKEVFEKAKEFKEFQWEK
- the nuoD gene encoding NADH dehydrogenase (quinone) subunit D, giving the protein MGEITEKYIESAALKTKELTVSMGPQHPATHGVLRLVLDLDGETVVKCTPYVGYLHRGVEKLSEDRTYLTALPLTDRLDYISSMANNVGYVVAVERLFGIDAPLRAKFIRTIVSELTRISSHIIWVATHALDIGAMTVFLYSFREREWLLDLLEMLCGARLTVSYPRIGGVRNDVSQEFLDSLYKFTEEFPKKIDDYETLIDTNRIWLKRTKGIGVISAEEAINWGLTGPMVRGSGVPYDIRKYAPYDAYDKVDFEVPIGKEGDVYDRYRCRMLELRQSNRIIKQCIEKLPKGPVMAPDAPKFTLPPKERVLMDMESLIHHFILITKGTVNAPKGEIYSACEVPKGELGFYIVSDGTGKPYRLRLRSPSFVHASVLPRLCEGSLIADVIANIGTIDIVLGECDR
- the surE gene encoding 5'/3'-nucleotidase SurE; protein product: MSVILVTNDDGVHSHGLVSLYKEVKEFGDTYIVAPDRERSAVSHSLTIHRPLRVEELREKVYSINGTPTDCVAIAVAKILKEKPILIVSGINKGGNLGDDVTYSGTVSAAIEGTILGISSVSVSLVLNGRHPLHYDTAAHFAGIAVRYILDNALPYDTLLNINIPNYAMKDIQGVKFTRQGKKIYDGSISEVLSPSGEKHYWIGGGRPFWEHGEDTDISAVMDGYVSITPIHLDLTNYSAIELIKGKWKPE